The Salvia splendens isolate huo1 unplaced genomic scaffold, SspV2 ctg1084, whole genome shotgun sequence DNA segment TACCACGACCACCTGCCCCTCTCTCACTTGGCCGTCGAACACTGCCTGGCCGCGGTGGTTCACTATCTGCAGCCTTGAGGCGCCACGCGTCGCGTAGATGAGGCTGTGGGCGTTGGTGTACCAGTGTGGTGCGAATATGGCGTTCtacaataaaatgataatcataATGTTAGTATTATTTTCGTACAATTCAAGAtgttcactttctatatttaaaaataaatcacgCTTTTCTGATTAAAATATTCAGTTATTTTTTTCACTCTATTTACTCCACATGACAACTCCTCCTTAAATTTCGTGTCACTCAAGAATAAATCACTCTCTTCTGATTAAAATATTCAGCTACTTTTTTCACTTTATTTACCCTATCTAACAACTCCTCCTTAAATCccgtgtcactcaagaatgtggatattttgaatgagatggagagagtagtagatattcaactacttttttcacTCTATTTACTCCACCTAACAACTCCTTGTCGTGTGGACATTTTGAatgagatggagatggagagggTAGTAAGCATTAAGTAGTAAGTTTGTAGTGTTTAAATTAGAATTAATTGggataattaatcataatattGTTACCCTATGGAGGACTCCTCTGGAGGCGCTGAGTTGGAGGAAGCTGAGGATGGGAAGGTTGAAGCTGTTGAGGGTGGAGAATCTCCCGGCGCGTGGGTTGTAGAAGTCGGCGCGTGAGGCTCTGTCGAGATTCTCCTTGACTCTGGCGCTGCAGAAGGTCTCCTCGAGGCCGTTGTGGCGCTCCTGGCGGCTGCGGTGGGGCTGGATCAGCTGGATGCTCTTCTCCGCCCTTATAATGTGGCCTCTTTCGTCGTTTTGGCCCCTCAGCTTTCTGGCGGTTTCCACGTCAACGTTGAATGCCTCTGCCAACAACTCGTCGTCCAAACCGCTGAAGACGTTGCCCAATTCGGATTGGGCTTCTTGGCCGCGCTTGCTTCCGCGCAGTCTCCTGTATTGCTCCTCCTCTTGCTCGTTGCCTGGGTTTCCGGCCAGGAAGAAGGACTGGAAATTTTGGATAATTAGTTGGATGAATTTGAAATAAAGCATATATTTATATGAGTGTGTATCACTATTAGTGTATTAGTATTAGCCACATACCCTTGGGTTTTGGTCGAGTTGGTTGGCAAAGTTGGAGTTGTGGTGGAAAACAACGACGACAAGCTCTTGATCGCCGTCGTTGTACACCCAGTGAGCATCACCGGCCCTGATGGCGATGACGTCTCCCTTCTGGAATTCCTCAACCTTCTGATGCCTGTCCTCTCTGAATCTCTGGCTTCTTTCCTCCCTTGAAAATTGTTGTTGTTGGCCTGATTCGAATGTTTCCACGCAGCCAGAGGTCACAACTCCGTAAGTTCCTCTGCCTGCATTGCATACATAAAAAAAGAATTGCGTGAGTTGGCCAGTAGTAAATTGGCAAAGGCctttaaattaatactccatccgtccccgattaattgtcactctttgactagacacgagttttaagaaatgtaaagaaaagatGGAACGCGgaatccacttttttatattgattttataataaaatgtgagtgaggtGAGTTAAGGGTTTTTAACATTTATTGTAAAAATGAAttgtgacaattattgagggacggaccgaaatggaaaagggTGACAATtaattaggggacggagggagggagggagtattcaTGTGcctatgaaaaaaaataataaaattgacgAGGATTTATTATTAACTAACCTTGGACGACGTAGACGAGGACGGGGGCGTTGTGGTAGACGGGCAGAAGGAGGCCTCTCTGCTGAATGATGTGGCGGCGGATGGAGACGCCGGCGCATCGGAACTCGTTGTTGTGGTTATCCCAGAAATCGGTCTGTCCGCCCTCCGACTGCACGCGGTAGGACGGCTCCCGAGCGTCGATGTTGCTGAGCTGGCATTCACCCTGCTGCTCTGTAAAGGCGTAGCCCAATCCTAGGAGCAGAAGAAAGCTTAGAAGAGAGAGCGAGAGCTTGCCCATGCTGGATATATATGGAATGCGATGCGATGCGATGCGATGCGGTGTGTGTGTGGTGATGAGAAGTGGCGAAGCGGAAGCGTCGGTATATATAGGCGATCGAGACACTGCAAATTGCATGGCTGCATATCTCCTTTGGCTTCCACCTATGGTTTTGTGAGGGATACATGGCTTTCTTTCTCTGATACTACATGTCACATGATGACATTCTTCGCCTCTCAAAAAATCTTATTTTTTCCATCATGTATGTGTATCTGGACGCAAACAAAGTCACATACGTCTACGCTCTTCTATTTGTATgatactaatactaatattcATCTCatatttctattattttattagtttatcGTTTTATGTTTAGTTGTTTAAGCGAGTTTTATTTATTCGATActtgatgtcaacggagtgtacaaattatgtcaacatgggctgatgtcaacggagtgtacaaattctgtcaacgggggctgatgtcaaaAGACAAATTCTTTACGAAATAAGAAATGCTCACAACATAAGTAataaaaagtagaaaacaaaactGTAACAAAAGACATTGCAAAAACCCCAAATTCATAAGTACACTATGAAAATTTTGCTATGAATAATTTTAATGTTAGGATAATAAtcttttgagaaaaaaaaattcccaaattcattgcaaaataagaaaagatgaaaatggatTTAATACTTGTAGAATGCGTTACGTTGGAGTATTTAATTTTGGAGAAATTTAACGTTATGGGGTATTATAAAATTCTaggtaaataaaataatcaatgtaATTACAAATTGGGTCATAGGCCCAATTCCTCAGTTTTACAATATAACGGGATTTCTCAATTAAATTTATCGGCCCAATTATCCATGAAAACCAATCCATAACTTAGGGTTTTCTCGCGCTGTTTTACAATATAAGTGGAGGCGCCCATTTCACTGTGAAATTGGCAGCAAATACGAGGTAGGAGAAGATCCCCGTCGTCCGCCGCTGTAAGTCTCAACCTTAACATGTCTTAACATTTCGCCAGCGCATATTTGATCCCCTGGATTTATAAGCTTAGAGCACCAATagttattttttactattttttttgctTTGTAGTTGAGAAACTGCCCAATTAATCTAGGTTTAACGGAGCTAGGAATGGTTTCCTTATTTTAATTGCTGGTAATATGCTCGAATGTTTTGTTTGATGCCGTAGTGTTTAATTTAGGTATTTTGGTGCTGTGTAATTTGAATATGTTTAAATGTGTAATCTTTCTATCTTTGGGGGTAAATGATTGGCTCgccttttgaattattttatgaTTCAGTTTAGTTGGGGGATTTCTCTAGTATGTGTGTCTTCTAGTATGACGTATGTTTCGTGGTAGAGTTTTTGTTTGAAATATTTCAACTAATTTCATTCGATAGGATTGGGCTTGGCTTCAAATTGAAATTTGTCAGTGTATTAGTTGTTGGACAATAATTTACTAAATGCATAATTTAGCCATGTTGATGCTTGCATTTTTAGTTATTTCATGCAATCAACGTGCAAGAACAATGAAAAGATCATCTTTGCTAGTCTCATTTTCCATTTTACGACCAAACATATTCTAGTGTTCCACCGTGCTCACAATTTTTCCCTTATGGTTCCATTTGTTGCAATGATCATGCTCGTTGGTTTGCTGAATTAGTCGAGTTGATCTTGTGTTGTCTTGTCTTGAGGTATGCCAATTGATTGGTCGAATTAGGGGAGTTGATCTTGTGCTCTATCCTTTTCCTTAGGTAAACCATGAAGCACAACAATGTTATTCCCAACGGACACTTCAAGAAGCATTGGCAAAACTATGTAAAGACTTGGTTTAATCAGCCTGCACGGAAGGCCAGGAGAAGAAATGGTACTAACATTTTCAATTTCTAACTAATTTGTGGCCATTCAATTTTGCTTGTTTATATGGGTGTCTTGTTCTTGTCTGATACTTCTCTTTCTATATTTAAGCAAGGCAGCAGAAGGCAATCAAGATCTTTCCTAGGCCCACAGCTGGTCCACTTCGTCCAGTTGTACGTGGCCAGACCTTAAATACAACATGAAGGTCAGAGCTGGTAGGGGATTTTCACTAGAGGAGCTTAAGGTGAGCTATCTTACCACCAAAATGCACTGTTTCATTCtagattgttttttttaatttgcctATCTGCACATATTCAGTATGTCACGAATTTCTGAAGCTTGTATGTACTTGATGTTCTCTCCAGTCTGGTCTGTGTGttccatgttttgttttttcaGTAGTCATATATGTCTTGGATTTCCTCTGCATAATTTGCTGTGATTTGCTTGCTTGagttgaaattttttataacACAAGAAGTTGTTGTGGTTTACATCTTATTGCTTTGTTGGAGTATCACAAATCGATGACACAAACTTGCAATATAACCAGGCTGCAGGCATTGCAAAGAAACTTGCACCAACTATCGGTATTGCTGTCGATCACAGGCGTCGCAACAGTTCCTTGGAGGGTTTCCAGAAAAATGTTCAGAGGCTAAAGACATTCAAGGCCAAGCTTGTTGTTTCCCAAGGCGTGCTCGCAAGGTTAAGGTAATGATGCTCGCTCTAATTTCTCATCTTTGATTGTTAGCACAGAAGTTAACTTGTGATGATTAACTTTTCTTTTTCACCATAGGCTGGTGATTCTTCACCTGAGGAATTGGCAACAGCCACCCAAGTCCGGGGTCTTTCTTGCCGATTGTAAGTGAGAAACCAACCATTGAGCTTGTGAAGGTCACTGAAGACATGAAGTCATTCAAAGCATAGACAAGCTGCGTCTGGAGAGAACAAACGCACGCCACGTTGGTGTTAGAGCCAAGAGGGCAGCAGAGGCTGAGAAGGAAGAGAAGAAGTAGGGAAAGTTTGTGTGAGTTTTTGATTCTGCAAACTGTTTAATCTGTTTTGCGTTGGGGCT contains these protein-coding regions:
- the LOC121788582 gene encoding 11S globulin seed storage protein Jug r 4-like, translated to MGKLSLSLLSFLLLLGLGYAFTEQQGECQLSNIDAREPSYRVQSEGGQTDFWDNHNNEFRCAGVSIRRHIIQQRGLLLPVYHNAPVLVYVVQGRGTYGVVTSGCVETFESGQQQQFSREERSQRFREDRHQKVEEFQKGDVIAIRAGDAHWVYNDGDQELVVVVFHHNSNFANQLDQNPRSFFLAGNPGNEQEEEQYRRLRGSKRGQEAQSELGNVFSGLDDELLAEAFNVDVETARKLRGQNDERGHIIRAEKSIQLIQPHRSRQERHNGLEETFCSARVKENLDRASRADFYNPRAGRFSTLNSFNLPILSFLQLSASRGVLHRNAIFAPHWYTNAHSLIYATRGASRLQIVNHRGQAVFDGQVREGQVVVVPQNFAVVKQAEEQGFEWVAFNTNENAAINTLSGRTSAIRGLPVDVVANAYQLSREEAQRIKFSRQETLIFNANDARRSA